atacgtctgttagtccataCGGTGCCACAGGGCTCCTTGCTGCTTTCTAACTAAAGTTCCGAGCAAGGCTGCAGCATCTATAGATTTGAATAAGAGACTGAAGTCAGGCCTCCTGGGCGCTATTCCTGGCTTGCaaggtgaccatgggcaagtcactaccccaccgtgcctcagtttccccactgattcTTATATAAAGGGCATTCTGGAGTATCTACTTTGTCACCAAGCACATTCCCAGCCAGCATTTACAGACCAATACACATTCGGTTTATACAACTCAGCTCAAACCAGAGTCATTTTTGAAGTGCAGCTGCAGGCAGGAGTCAAAATAAAGGTGGTACAATGGAACAGTCTCATCATTTGTTTATCTGCACCTGCGAAGTGCCTTAAGGCAGCATTCAGAGGGGAGGCGAGGCGAGGCACTGCTGGATTCTAACAAGCCTTTAGAGCTGGACAAGCTATCTGAAGAAGAGATTCCTCTTGGATATCGACAGGAAAAGACGAGGAGGAATGGATTTTTTAAACACTTTCCAATTCTCCATAAACAATGCATGTGCAAGGTTAGACTGGTGTTTGTTCACATATCTGACTGCTCGTTTTGGGGTACACGCGTCTCAGAGAAAGAATCCCCTTGTAGCATTTTGACTCAAAGCCACAAGAACATCCTACGAGTACAGATGAACCAGAAAATGAAACTGAGTAGAAAGCAGAATGACATGAACCAGCCCAGTTCCCCGTCCCAACCCAGTGGGGCACAGTGAGCAGGTTACAGTGGAACTGGTAGATCGGAGAGTCCCAGCAGCACTAACCTGGGCATGAAGGAACCTTCGGGCTTTTTAAAGATGCACTGGACGTTCTCCCAGCCAGGGAACTCGGGGGCACTGAATTTCACAGGATTGTCCACACCAGATGAACAGCTGTCCTCAGCAAGGTCAAAGGTTAGATTCAGGTCTTGGACGGTCAGCGTAGCTGGAGTGCAGCAGTTTTGGGCAGCAGATGTTGTCAGGGGCACCCGGCTTTTGGTGACTGTTGTTGGGCAGGGTTTGGGGATGCAATAAGGCACTAGTTGAGAAGGTTTAGCTCCCTTAACAATGTGGGTGCTGTGACTGATTGTCACTGGAGGAGCAGCTGATTCATTTGCAGAGCCCCTTCGCCTTCGCCGGCCAGGAAGGGAGGATTTCCGCTGGCGCTTCGCCTGCAGTTCTGGCGTGGCAGGAGTTCCTGTTTTGGATGGGCTGCTCATTTCCGACCTCCTTCTCTTCTTCGTCGGCAGGCTGGGAGTCTCGGCTGAGGGACTAGGGACCAACACAAGCTCCTGCAAGGACCGCGTCACAGCCCTCGTCATCGGGGCAGCACGTTCTGTGGCAGGCGCACCCGGCAGCCTGGTGGCCAATGGTACCACTAGGAGAGTAGGTAAGTAGAGTGTTAAGAGGATGGGGAGTTATGGCTCTCTCTCTGAAGTGCCAGCCCATCCAGAGCAGACACCTGGGGCAGTCACTAAGCAGCCCTACAgccgagcctcctgcatgccccCACCCCGAAGCAGGTAAGAAAGGCCATGTTGGCACAGTCATAGACATTAGGAGGTAGGTCTTTCGGGTTCTCCCTCTGCCCAactcctcagtgattctaaggcaTCTGTCACTGCCTGGTGTGCCTGAGCTTGATGTGAAAACCAGCCCCCTGGTTTACACGGAAGGGGGCTGCTAGCGGCTGTTCTCAGGGAGGGGCACTAGACATTCACATTTGCTGTCTCCCGTCCCTGCAATCCAGAGGCCAGGCATGACACCCCTTCTACCCAAGCCAACCAAACTACAAAGACGTAAACATTAGCCTGGAACAAGTCAACCTCAAGAGAACAAGTCTAAAAGAACGAACAAAAAGCCTTACCCGCCCAGAGCAGAGTTTTTACCTTGAAACGGGGGAGGCCCCCGAGACTCTGAAGtccattaaaagcagcaaagaatcctgtggcaccttatagactaacagacgtttgggagcatgagctttcgtgggtgaatgcatgcatccgacgaagtgggtattcacccccgaaagctcatgctccaaaacgtctgttagtctataaggggccacaggattctttgctgcttttgaagtCCATTAGGCACTTTGCTATTGCTACTGATTTTACGTGGCAGGTGCCTCTGGAGATGGGCGGCAGTATCTATGAGACACGGATCCCTAGGCCCATCTGTGTATGCAGTGTGTGTTCCCCAGGTTTTGGGGAGAGGCAGCCAGCAGCTGGAAGAGCTGTGGGGTCACTGGGTTGAGTTTTGTGCAGGCACCAAAAGCACTGAAGTCTAAACACAGAATTAAAAAGAAGCCCTGTAAAGTCTCTAAGCCTCACTTCCCTGATCTGTAAACCCAGGAAATACTGACCTGTCGTACACAAAGAGGAGCCTCGTAGAGCCTCAGCTATACGGTGCTGGGAGATGGCTTATAGGGCTATGCCCAGGCTTCTGTGAATGTGATTAAACTGCCATATAAATGGCCACATCcaaattttttaaatgtgtgtataATTGCACTGCGGGATCTACAGGCTGGGTTGTCTGAAACCAAAAGTGCCCCTGGCCCCTATTAGCTACAGAGAAAGCCTTCAAACACGAACCAAGCGTGACCAATGGCGTGACCTGCACTCAGAGCTCATCTCATCTGCCAGAACTGTAATGATTTCACTGAGGTACTTAGCTGGGGGTAGAGGCCACTGCACCAAGTCCCAGGGCTGCAGCCACTCAGTTGCCCACCCACCCTCAAGTTGCCTTTGTCCTCAAAGTGCATTTGAGTTGGGTCCCAGATGCCGAGTGACACACGTCGCACCCAGCTGTGCTCTAGCCTGCTAGGGCGTTTGGGCtgcaggggaggctggggagcagcACCAGAGGCTCCAGGGCAGGCAGCCACTCCCACTGGGGGGGGAGGACAGTAGTGACCACCCCAAAGCGTGAGCCACAGCACAGAGCCTTCCAGGCTCCTCCGCCCTGTCGCTCATGCACATACTTCAAACCCCGGGGGGACAGCAGAACATAGGGGTTGAGGCCCAGCTGTTGTGGAGACCACACCCACACAAGCTCACCGTTATCCGAGTGCTGCTGCTCCTCTTGGGCTGGGATGCTTTCACTGGTCACCTCGGATCCGCCCAGAGTCCCAGCTGGCTCTTGACGCCTACCAGTTTCTCTTTGCACCAGGTATTCCAGTTCCTCAAACTCTGAGACCATGTCAGGGGTTAGGAGGTTGGCAGCCTTCAGCAGAGAGTACTGCCTTTGTGCAACATGCAGGACAGCAATGACCAGCCTGGGACAGAAAGGGTCACAACATGAGTTTCCCTAGAAGAGATGAACACTGTCACCAATAGTCTAGCGCAGTGTAGCATGTGAGAACCTGGCCCCAAGAACCAGTTAGGAAGCTGAAAATAGTGACTTTGACCAAGGTCTTCTGGGCACCGAGGTTCCATTATCAGCACCTCACACCCACATACCACCTACCTGCAATGGTTCCAGGAAGCACCCAGACAcacctgttcaattccaggtgtCCTCTTAGGGCCGTGCCAGAGCACAGACTGTTAGTACAAGGGGTGGCCAAACTTTACAGTACAGCAGTGTTGCAGCTTGCTGCCAGTCCAAAGGCTGTACCTCAGCTGTAAATGGATCGGACAGTGGAGCCCAATCCAAGGTGGTGAGATCTGGTCAGACTATTTTAAGACTGCAATAGCAGAGTGCTTGATGAGTTCACCGGCAACAGAACCTGCAGGTTGTCAACTCTAGAGTCACCCTTTGGTTCCAGAGCTCGTATCAGGGGGCACTTGGGACGCTGGGCTGGGCTTTTAGGACCTCTGGTTCTTGGCCAGGCTGGCAGTGAGACTTTGCCAGGTTTTAAGTTAAATACTCTTCAGTgggaggcctgggggagggggttaacTTTCCCAAGGGATCCATTCTGGCAACAGACTTATGGCAGAGATCCCAGCAGATTGTTTCATGGACCCACCCCAGGGCACAACTTATAGAAGCCCAGGACATAAGCAGAGCTTCCAGAAGTGACTTATACCACTCTGAAGTTCAGGTTCACATACCATTTGCCACATTGGGAATTCCAACTCTGCTCTGCTGGCAGAACCCATATTACTGGGATTCATGGAGAAAGGGCAGTTACTTTCCGACCACTAGTACCTATAGTAGGTGCTGCCTTTATAGGACAGGTAACTGCAGAGGCCCTGTATCCCTCGTAACTGTTCCTGCCCCTTCACAATCACCATGAGGAGCACAAGCACCCTGCAGACGGGGCTGGTTCTTTCAGCCTGGGCACGGCCCCGCCCCGGTACTGCCGCACAGTTCACCTCACCACAGGGAGGAGCACGTCCCTTTCTCCCATGTGCATGTATGtgggggcggcagtgggggaacACTCACCTCTGGGTCTGATCCTGGGGCAGTGCCTGTAGCAGAGAGCTTGGGTTATTGGTTTTCTGCTGAAGGTCTGTGGCATGGTCACGAAGATCCTTCTCTGGCGCCTGAATGGATCACAAGGAGGGAACGTTAGTATCAAAGGCTTTTGCTCAGGTTTGCCAGCTCCTGCCGCTCTCACCTGGTGCAGGTTTCATGGAGGAGGGGAGAGCTGACTACAGAGCAGAGGACACAGCTTCAGCACATGCTGTAACTGGCCCCCCAGGATAATGCTCATCTTCCAAGGCCACAATTCCCAGCTTCTCTACCCCCCTGCTGCTCAGTGCCCCCCCCGCCAGTTATTGCCATAGCCCTGCTGTGTCTCACCACCTATCCTGCACTTCCCCTCACCCTGCAGCTGTCTCATTCTTGCCAAGTCTCCAGACCTGCCTGAGCGCTTCTCTGCCAACCAGCCCCTTCTCTCACCTGTTCCACTGCTCCCAGGTCCTGTTGCTGAAAGGGGGGTCTCACTTTCCGCTCCTGCTGCTGTATCACCATTTCCTGGTTACCCTTATCAGGGACTTCATGATCTGGAGACACTGCTGACCTGTAGCAATGCAGAGGAAGAAGCAGTCATAACAACACGGAGACAAGCTATTTAGGAGCAGTTGCCAGAGCAGATTTGGGTGAAAAGCTGCCGTGTTTTCTGCCACCACTTACAGGCTTCTCTGGGGAGGCCAGAGACCCTCATGGAGACCTTTCTTTTACAGTCAGATTTTCCAAGTCTTGTTCTGTGCTTAGTCTGGCAAAAGGCCTTCTTGGACCACCTTCCCTCTCACTTGTCAGTGAGTCACTCTGCCCACCCGGGCTCTGGTGGGCAGACTATGGCTTCATCATAGGCAGGAGTGTCTGACTGACATGACCATGTGCTTAGCAAGTCAACAGGTGTGGCTGCATTCCAATCAGCTCTGCTTTCAGACACATGATTTGGGAGCCAATCAAGAGTAAAATGAACCCTAAAAATCCTTGATGGGGAAGCCTGGGGGATAGGATGTAGCATTCAGCATTGTTCAGGCGCCCGGAAGGACAAGATTTTGATGATCAACGAAACGTACCTGAGCAGCTCCACTTGCCAAAGACTACACTGTGCCTGAGGAGCTGGAACCTGGTGGTCTGGATCCTGGGTGTTTCTCTCATAAGCTTGGAGCTTCTCTCGCAGATTTGCCACCTGCAAGGGAAATTCCACCCATTTAGATCCAATTTCCCCATCCATTCATGGCATTCGCTGTCAACTCCACAAAACTACACCTCCCTTCTGAGAGCAGCTGCAGGAGAGACCTTGACACTGAGGACTTGCTGTGTTCCTCCTTCACTTGAGTCCCAGAGCAGCAAGGGACACCACATAACAGTCCCCAGGCATGTCTGCCACTTCCTCATGAGCCGGCAGTCATACTCCACTACAGAAACTGCAGTCAGGAGAAGTTTGTGCATTTCCAGGagactcctccccagcccccacccatgaCACTTGGAGTCCTTGGGGAGCAGCCAGGTACCTGCCCTTtattccccttcttcccccaagcAGTCTGCCGACCCCCCGGATTCTGCGGCTCACTTGCATCGGACTGTGCAGCACCTTCAGGTCCAAGGATCCAGCCACTGCACTAGCCCCTGTGTTGGTCTGACATTCAGTTCAGTCCTACTCTGCCCCGACATTTGTCAGTGTTGTGACCTGTCCTAGCAGATccccagctcaggctggagcaatAGCGCAACTCACTGCTGTGTGGAGAGCAAAGAAATGCTAAAAGGTCATTGCGTGTTCAAGCCAATTCCCAAAGGGGGATGTTATCACATTGCACTTACATGGCATATGTCCCCAACTACATTTGCTCTAAATTTATGAAAACTAGCAAAATGCTGATGTTGTTGTCTTGTTATAACCTGTTGTTTACTATCTCATTACATTATGTAAACCCTGTATGTAATTAACCCTAGATCAGAAGTGTATGTTAGTGAGAATTTACGTGGTGTGTAAACTGCATGAAAATTAGTGAATGAtacttgtattgttttcacttctCGATCCCTGTTAGAATGTAACGGCAGGCAATTGCATTATGTATGTCACTGCAACTACATTACTTGTGAATGCAAAAAGTAGAAGGCTAACTTCAAAGCAAGAGTCGTTGAGTTCAGCAATGGATATAGAAGCGGTCAGCGAATTTTCTGTGAGCAAGAATCTATAAATACTGGTTCAAGGGAATGATTCTGCATCTTTGAACTGTTTTGGATTCTAATAGTGTGGAATATTGAACAAATGGACAGAGATCCCCACAGTTATTCTGGGTAACGCTGAGAGACTTATTGAAATCTAGCAGCTCACTACCTCTCTCCTATCATATACAAACTTCAACTCCCTGTGAATGCATTTTACCTGCTTGAACCTCTCAATAATGCTCATtgctttttcttagctaataaagtTTTTGTTAGTTTACTAGAGAAAATGgctgccagcattgtctttggtgtgagatcgaGTATCCATCGACCTGGGGTAAGTAACCGACCCCTTGGGGTTGGGAGTAACCTAATACGAGGTGATTTTGGTGTTAATAACCTTTCatcacaaagttcagtttgtctggATGGTAAAGAGGGGCTGGAGAGCATAAGGGGACTGTCCACGGCGGAATgccaagcggagtgccccaagagtcagtcctggggctggttttgttcaatatcttcattaatgatctggaggatggtgtgaattgcaccctcagcaagtttgcagatgacactaaactgggaggagtggtagatacgctagagggtaggaataggataaagagggacctagacaaattagaggattgggccaaaagaaatctgaggaggttcaaaaagggcaagtgcagagtcctgcacttaggacagaagaatcccatgcactgctacaggctggggactgagtggccaggcagcagttctgcagaaaaggacctaggggttacagtggacgagaagctggatatgagtcagcagtgtgcccttgttgccaagaaggctaacggcattttggactgtataagtaggggcattgccagcagatcgagagatgtgatcattcccctctatttggcattggtgaggcctcatctggatactgtgtccagttttgggcaccagactataagaaggatgtggaaaaattggaaagagtccagtgacgggcaacgaaaatgattagggggctggagcacatgacttatgaggagaggctgagggaactgggattatttagtctgcagaagaggagaatgaggggggatttgatagctgctttcaactacctgaaagggggttccaaggaggatggatctagactgttctcagtggtaccagatgacagaacaaggagtaatggtctcaagtagcagtgggggaggtttaggttggatattgggaaaaaaattttcactaggagggtggtggtgaagcactggaatgggttccctagggaggtggtagaatctccatccttagaggtttttaatgcctgtcttgacaaagccctggctgggatgatttagttggggattggccctgctttgagcagggggttggactagaacctcctgaggtcccttccaaccctgatagtctatgattctgtggtaaGACTGGTAGAGTGATCCAGGAGCACACATTTGTTACCAGCTTGGtgaaatagctcagtggtttgagcattggcctgctaaacctaaggttgtgagttcaatcctcgaggGGGACCATTGGTCcagctttgaacagggggttggactagatgatctcctgaggtcccttccaactctaataatctatgattctatgaaatctaattacagaacacacCACTAGTTTTCGgacagtctgacctgagattggCACACTCAGTTGTAAGCCATACAGTCTTACTTTGCCCCCAATATTTTTCAGTGGTTCATTGACCATTTGCCTTGTAGAAGAGGTAAGGGGGAATGTGGAGATTCTGGCAGCTGGCTGGGGACACTAGGAGCTTTGGGGATCAGTAGGGCAGTTCGCACTTCAGTGCCATTGGTTCTGGCTGTCCTGCTGCAGATTCAGGCAGGGAGGGCTACAGCACTTACACGCCATTCACCTCTCTTCACAAACATGGCAGAGAGTGACTCATTACTGGGTCCTAGAGCAAATGCTGCAGGATCCCAGAATACCTGGGCCCCTGGATATGTCCAGCAGCAGCGCTCTCATTGCAGCCCCAGAAGAGTCCattccagtcctctgctcttccttGACACAAGACACTGCccactgactggctaagcagttCTCCGGCTGCACAGCCCTTACCACGAGCCTATCACAGAACTCATGGTACTTACAGTCCCAGAGCAGTGCTGGTCTCTGGCAAGAACTgctctccagccagccccctgcaagGCATCTCACCTCTGCTTTCAGCTGCTCACAGATAGCTGCATATTTAGTGATGTGGCAGTCCAGGCTGAGCACGTTACTCTTCAGCTGCAGGGTGGaaagggggcggggaaggaggagagagggttAAAGAAACAGAGGTGGAATAGCCCTGGCCCTGTGGAGAGAACTGAGAGGCCAGTGAGCCCTGTTGCTGAGTCCCAGTCCCTCTATGGGTTAGTTTAAGCAGAGCTGCTGGGATACCCCTGTGATGCAGGGAAAACCACGGAGGGACAATTCTGAAGGGAGAAGCTCCCTTTCATGGTCACTAATTCCCGCCCGTGAAGTGACGCTTGGCTTTAGCCAATGCTCACATCTCCTCCAGACtgagctgcaactccagttgtgcttgtCCCCAGAGCAGGCACAGATACGAGGACTGGATAGTTCCGACATCTAAATATCTACCAGTGGGTTAACTGAACTAAGACCCCTTTCATTATCCAGAGGCACTATGGTAGGTTATGAAGCTCACGGAGCCAGCTTTTGCCCCCGCCCACTTGCCAACAGCCTCTCAACAGAGTGGCACCGTACAGAGAGAGGTCTGTACACAGATGTGCGGGACTCACCGACAGCTTGATCTCCTTGGCCCGATTGGCATACTTGAGCGTGTTGTAGGTGTTCTCATAGGCGAGTGCAGACGGGCTGATGGCAGCAATCATGATGGTCCGGCAGTTGCCCCCAAGAGAGTCCTTCAGCAGGCGTGTGAGCTTACTGTCCCTGTACGGGATGTGGGACTTCCTGCTCTGTTCGGAGAGATCAGGGGACTCACCTCAGTTGTCAGGTATCTCTAAGAATCCTAGAATGCTAATATCCTAATGCTCAGACTCATTCCCATAAACCCAGGTTAGGAAGCAAGTGCCCGAAGAGGCACTTGGTCCAGCCCTGTTTTACCACAGTTAATGTCAGAGACTGTTCCTAATCCTATGAAGTCTTCCTGAGCTAGATGTGTCAAtatcatccatccatctccatcctcattaatttcatttggtgactagttcttgtattatatgaCAGCTCTAAGTACACTCAATATCCTGCAGCAGAGAGCTCCTTAGGTTTATCAGACAAGGAAATACCTTATGTCAAGTGTCCTTTTAACGCCCCCTGCCCTTTGGTGGTTTTCCGAGGAGGGTGTATTGTGGAAGGGTGGATCAGGGGCATTACCTTTGCATCAGCCAGGGCGTTGATGACATTAATCAGGGCCAGCAGTGAACGGTTGATGTTGGCGCCCTCTCGGAGCCGCTCTCCCTTTGTGTTGGTGGTTGATGCTCGCTCCGAGCCTGCCAGGTCTATCAGGCTCATCTTGGCCACCTGCACATCCTGAGTGATGCCAACGACACGGTCCTGCTGCTTCACATAGATCTGCGAGGACAGGAAGAAAAGATAAAGATAGTGAGGAAAGATAAGGCAAGGCCTCAAGACCTGCTCAGCCCAGTCAACAGGCAATGTCTTATCGAAGGGGACAGCAGAGAACTGAATATGAACTCTCCTGGGGTCTGATAAGGCCACCACTCAAAGGATTCACTGCAGGACTAGCCATCATCACAAGCAATGAAAGCAAGAGCATGTGTTTCCTCTCCACTCACTGATCTACAGTGCCATGTTGCCAAGCTACAGATCAACTATCTTCCCCCTACTGAGGGTCTAGAGGAGAGAAAATGCTGCCTAGTCTTCCCCACGCTCAGTTCTAGGATCTCGCAGGCCATAAGGCCAACTCTGATTGGTCTCAGGTTGTGGGAGGAGAACTTGTAATGGATACAGGATATGACAGGTTAGCATGTGTATGTCTGTATCAgtctgcaaactccattttgattgCAACTTGTACTGCACCTTCGCTTTTGCCTTTTACCCTCCATCATATTGGTACGGGATATCTAGAAGGTATTAGCAGAGACCTTGCCCACTAGCGGTGGGTTAACAAGACAGCAATCAAGAGTCACTAACCTGGATGGTTTTCCATTCAAATGGAAGTGTCCTAGAACAATAAGCTGTCCCTTCGGTGGTGGGCTTATCACGGGGACCAGTGCCCCCAGTCTGAACTGCAGATGGGCTGTAACCAAGCAATGACACACCGGACAAGGGACTTGAAgttgactgggggggggggcacctgacagacagtagcgtagctagggggggagcggggcagcagccgctcccccactgagcacaagtggcgccTTGTCAATTCCTTGGTGCCTTTGTACACACCCAGGGGAgcgattaataaaaaaaaaaggcgccacccgctgcggcgcttttattttactcacccggcagggctccaggtcttcagcggcactttggaggcgggaccttcactcgctctgcaggtcttcggcagcgggtccttcagagCCACCGAAgacacccagagcgagtgaagggcctgccgccaaagacccggagcgctgccgggtgagtaaaagcacTGCAGCGGGTGGCACCTTCTTTTTTTATcgctccccctgttccctccacctggctacgccactgctgACAGAGGGGACTGGAACTGCTCTTACCAACGGCTCTCTGACTGACCAGAACAAGATAACAAGGCTgtgcaggaggagaggagggtcCTGGGACACTGGAAGGACTGACCAACCCCCAAAGGGCTCTCAGAGTGGTGAGGATGCTGGAAGGAGGGTTTGATGTGCAGATGTTTGTTATGTTCTGTAGATTTGTATCTATCTTGTGCTTTGCCTATCAGTGAAGAATGACTGGTTGAGAAATTCCTTTGCTGAGTCTGTGCGTCCCTTGTTTTAACTATCATGTAGTCTCCAAAGGGTGAAATCACAATCCAGAGAGTCCGTAGCTTTGGAGGAACTTTGGGGAGCATGCATTTGCTACTGGGGAGGCCAGCAGTAGTTGGATTGCAGAACCACGTATCTCAGGAAGGGGTGCTAGATAGAGGATCTGCATCCCGAAAGTGTGCCAGGAAGCCCAGACCTTGAGACAGTGACTAGACTCTGTCCAGACccaaaaaacagtaagaggaccaaaaatatGCCACTATGGCTTAagagcagagtaaaagaggtggttagaggcaaaaaacacatcctttaaaaattagaagtcaaatcctagtgtggaaaacagaaaggagcataaactctgccagGTCAGGTATAATAGGGCACGCCAAGatagaatttgaagagcaactagctaatGACACAGAAAAAAGTTGCTGTAACTTtgtaagtatatcagaagcaggaagcctgccaaacagccAGTAGACCCACTGAACGATCAAGGTGCTACAGAAGACCAGGCTGTTGTGGAGAAACGAAAG
This Mauremys reevesii isolate NIE-2019 linkage group 17, ASM1616193v1, whole genome shotgun sequence DNA region includes the following protein-coding sequences:
- the KIF18B gene encoding kinesin-like protein KIF18B, translating into MVSVLPTEEGNVAVVVRVRPQTQQEQEGSRHAVVQVIDDSMLVFDPEEPCLSGVFTGFRGHDAPKRKGKELKFVFDQVFGESATQEEVFQHTTKELLDGVLNGYNCSVFAYGATGAGKTYTMLGSEKSPGIMYLTMVELYKRIEARKKEKSCEVLISYQEVYNEQIHDLLEPKGPLAIREDPEKGVVVQGLSFHQPKSAEQLLEMLASGNRNRTQHPTDANATSSRSHAVFQIYVKQQDRVVGITQDVQVAKMSLIDLAGSERASTTNTKGERLREGANINRSLLALINVINALADAKSRKSHIPYRDSKLTRLLKDSLGGNCRTIMIAAISPSALAYENTYNTLKYANRAKEIKLSLKSNVLSLDCHITKYAAICEQLKAEVANLREKLQAYERNTQDPDHQVPAPQAQCSLWQVELLRSAVSPDHEVPDKGNQEMVIQQQERKVRPPFQQQDLGAVEQAPEKDLRDHATDLQQKTNNPSSLLQALPQDQTQRLVIAVLHVAQRQYSLLKAANLLTPDMVSEFEELEYLVQRETGRRQEPAGTLGGSEVTSESIPAQEEQQHSDNVVPLATRLPGAPATERAAPMTRAVTRSLQELVLVPSPSAETPSLPTKKRRRSEMSSPSKTGTPATPELQAKRQRKSSLPGRRRRRGSANESAAPPVTISHSTHIVKGAKPSQLVPYCIPKPCPTTVTKSRVPLTTSAAQNCCTPATLTVQDLNLTFDLAEDSCSSGVDNPVKFSAPEFPGWENVQCIFKKPEGSFMPRASVPVFTMKGSSIPPGSIPKPSSLGCKATGQKRRRSVSTASRSLAGLRSQSRIARLQSSTVTSLQPPSIPERPPCTLGKRSRAELEAVGGKMLAAPRSQAMKLFC